The proteins below come from a single Malus sylvestris chromosome 3, drMalSylv7.2, whole genome shotgun sequence genomic window:
- the LOC126617391 gene encoding protein LOW PSII ACCUMULATION 1, chloroplastic-like translates to MAVAAPALHHHLRLRFSNPITRKRPSLPGGATAFLTHLQIHQNSARISLISCSSTSQSTEANTDTPESCVNLGLQLFSKGRVKDALVQFETALSLDPNPIEAQAALYNKACCHAYKGEGRKAADCLRTALREYDLKFGTILNDPDLASFRALPEFKELQEEARLGGEDIGYSFRRDLKLISEVQAPFRGIRRFFYVAFSAAAGISTFFTVPRLFRAFQGGDDAPDLWETAGNVAVNVGGLIVLVALFLWENKREEEQLSQISRDENLSRLPLRLSTNRVVELVQLRDTVRPVILAGKKETVALSIQQAARFRTELLRRGVLLVPVIWDEVKVPQIEKKGFGTPSKAVAALPSIGEDFEKRTQSITAKSKLKAEIRFRAEVESPGEWERWIKDQQKSEGVTPGEDVYIILRLDGRVRRSGKGMPDWQQIVQELPPIEALLSKLER, encoded by the exons ATGGCTGTGGCTGCTCCGGCTCTGCATCACCACCTACGGCTCCGCTTCTCGAACCCAATAACACGAAAAAGGCCGTCTCTTCCCGGCGGAGCAACCGCCTTCCTCACCCATTTGCAAATTCACCAGAACTCAGCCCGCATCTCTCTCATCTCCTGCTCTTCAACTTCTCAGTCCACTGAAGCCAATACAGACACCCCCGAGTCTTGTGTGAATTTGGGTCTCCAGCTCTTCTCCAAAGGACGG GTTAAAGATGCTTTAGTTCAGTTTGAAACAGCACTGAGTTTGGATCCCAACCCAATCGAGGCCCAGGCTGCACTGTATAACAAAGCCTGCTGTCACGCCTACAA aggggaaggaaggaaagctGCTGATTGTCTACGTACCGCCTTGAGAGAATATGACCTCAAATTTGGCACAATTTTGAATGATCCCGACTTGGCCTCTTTCAGAGCTTTGCCTGAATTTAAGGAATTGCAGGAAGAG GCTAGACTAGGTGGGGAAGATATAGGCTACAGTTTTAGGAGAGATCTCAAACTCATTAGTGAAGTCCAAGCACCATTCCGTGGGATTAGGAGATTCTTTTATGTAGCATTCTCTGCAGCTGCAGGAATCTCAACGTTCTTTACTGTACCCCGGCTGTTCCGTGCATTTCAAGGTGGTGATGATGCCCCTGATCTCTGGGAAACTGCTGGCAATGTTGCCGTTAATGTTGGAG GTCTTATTGTTCTTGTGGCGTTGTTTTTATGGGAAAACAAGAGGGAGGAGGAACAACTTTCACAAATATCTCGCGATGAAAATCTATCGAGATTGCCATTGCGCCTCTCCACCAACCGGGTTGTTGAGCTTGTGCAGTTGCGAGACACTGTTAGGCCT GTTATTTTAGCAGGGAAGAAGGAGACTGTTGCCTTAAGTATCCAGCAGGCAGCAAGATTTCGAACCGAGCTCCTGAGAAGAGGTGTTCTTTTAGTTCCTGTCATCTGGGATGAAGTTAAGGTACCTCAAATAGAGAAGAAAGGCTTCGGTACACCTTCAAAGGCAGTGGCTGCTCTTCCTTCTATTGGG GAAGATTTCGAGAAACGAACTCAGTCTATAACTGCAAAGTCAAAGTTAAAAGCTGAAATCCGATTCAGGGCTGAGGTTGAATCCCCTGGAGAATGGGAAAG GTGGATAAAGGATCAGCAAAAGTCCGAAGGAGTTACTCCTGGAGAGGATGTCTACATTATACTGCGCCTAGATGGTCGAGTTCGAAGATCAGGGAAA GGCATGCCGGACTGGCAACAAATTGTGCAGGAGCTGCCACCAATAGAAGCATTACTTAGTAAACTCGAAAGATAG
- the LOC126617479 gene encoding rapid alkalinization factor-like → MANSSTIIFSLALVAALIISADAGGDHRVSWVPLRPGCEGSVAECMDDHDVEFGMDSEISRRILATSQYISYGALQRNTVPCSHRGASYYNCKSGAQSNPYKRGCTAIARCRS, encoded by the coding sequence ATGGCCAATTCCTCCACCATTATCTTTTCCTTGGCCCTCGTCGCCGCTCTGATCATCTCCGCTGATGCAGGGGGCGATCACAGGGTGAGCTGGGTTCCGCTGAGACCCGGCTGCGAGGGTTCGGTAGCAGAGTGCATGGATGATCATGATGTTGAGTTTGGCATGGACTCAGAGATCAGCAGGCGCATCTTGGCCACCTCACAGTACATAAGCTATGGAGCTCTGCAGAGAAACACCGTGCCTTGCTCTCACAGAGGTGCTTCCTACTACAACTGCAAGTCAGGTGCTCAGAGCAACCCCTACAAACGCGGATGCACTGCTATTGCCCGTTGCCGGAGTTGA
- the LOC126617480 gene encoding heat shock factor-binding protein-like, which produces MDGHDSEDPKQSTADMSAFVQNLLQQMQSRFQTMSDSIVTKIDEMGSRINELESSINDLKTEMGMEGSPSPMQQSKPASDEVKQDEGSA; this is translated from the exons ATG GACGGGCATGATTCGGAGGATCCGAAGCAGAGCACTGCCGACATGTCTGCTTTT GTGCAAAATCTTCTTCAACAAATG CAATCTAGGTTCCAAACAATGTCCGACTCCATTGTTACGAAGA TTGACGAGATGGGCTCTCGCATAAATGAGTTGGAGAGCAGCATCAACGACCTAAAAACAGAGATGGGAATGGAGGGCTCTCCGTCTCCAATGCAGCAGTCCAAGCCAGCATCAGATGAAGTGAAGCAAGATGAAGGTTCCGCATAA
- the LOC126614327 gene encoding dol-P-Man:Man(5)GlcNAc(2)-PP-Dol alpha-1,3-mannosyltransferase-like isoform X2 yields the protein MAGRSTAATRPKPPQRRRISNSSNPKFLKDPKLLFSSALLLCDAILVALIIAYVPYTKIDWDAYMSQVSGFLGGERDYANLKGDTGPLVYPAGFLYFYSAIKYVTGGQVHPAQILFGILYIINLGIILFIYGKTDVVPWWAFILLCLSKRVHSIFVLRLFNDCLAMMLLYASLASLLYQKWHLGLIIFSGAVSIKMNVLLYAPPLLLLMLKAMSIGGVISALSGAALVQILLGMPFIMSHLFAYISRAFNLGRVFILFWSVNFKFVPEPIFVSKAFAISLLIAHLGLLTAFAHYRWCMHEGGLFKFLYSRLDRIKLKFALTSSFPLKKSFNIHSSNRVLRKEYIVTTMFVGNFIGIVCARSLHGS from the exons ATGGCGGGCAGATCGACGGCGGCGACGCGGCCGAAACCCCCGCAACGGCGGCGGATTTCCAACTCCTCGAACCCCAAATTTCTCAAAGACCCTAAATTACTCTTCTCTTCCGCCTTGCTCCTTTGCGATGCGATCCTAGTCGCCCTTATCATCGCCTATGTCCCCT ATACGAAGATAGATTGGGACGCGTACATGTCACAA GTTAGTGGGTTTCTTGGTGGAGAGAGAGACTATGCTAACTTAAAAGGCGACACAGGGCCGCTGGTTTATCCTGCTGGTTTCCTCTACTTTTATTCTGCTATTAAGTATGTTACAGGAGGCCAAGTTCATCCAGCTCAG ATTTTGTTCGGGATTTTGTACATTATAAACTTGGGGATCATATTGTTCATCTATGGGAAGACAGATGTG GTTCCATGGTGGGCTTTCATCTTGCTTTGTCTATCGAAAAGGGTTCATTCTATTTTTGTGCTTCGTCTTTTTAATGACTGTTTGGCCATGATGCTCCTGTATGCTTCATTGGCCTCACTTCTTTACCAAAAGTGGCATCTGGGACTGATCATTTTCAG TGGAGCTGTTTCCATAAAGATGAATGTGCTTCTCTATGCTCCACCTCTACTACTCCTCATGTTAAAG GCTATGAGTATCGGTGGAGTGATATCAGCGTTATCTGGTGCGGCGCTTGTACAG ATACTGTTGGGGATGCCTTTCATCATGTCTCATCTGTTTGCATACATCTCAAGAGCCTTTAATCTCGGTCGTGTTTTTATTCTCTTCTG GTCTGTTAATTTCAAGTTTGTTCCTGAGCCAATATTTGTATCGAAGGCATTTGCAATATCTTTGCTGATTGCTCACCTTGGTTTACTCACTGCTTTTGCTCATTATAGATGGTGCAT GCATGAAGGTGGACTCTTCAAATTTTTGTATTCTAGACTTGATCgtataaaactcaaatttgctCTTACAAGTTCATTCCCTTTGAAGAAGTCCTTCAATATCCATTCATCCAACAGGGTCCTTAGGAAAGAAT ATATTGTGACGACTATGTTTGTTGGGAATTTCATCGGTATTGTATGTGCTCGATCATTGCATGGTAGCTAA
- the LOC126614327 gene encoding dol-P-Man:Man(5)GlcNAc(2)-PP-Dol alpha-1,3-mannosyltransferase-like isoform X1, producing the protein MAGRSTAATRPKPPQRRRISNSSNPKFLKDPKLLFSSALLLCDAILVALIIAYVPYTKIDWDAYMSQVSGFLGGERDYANLKGDTGPLVYPAGFLYFYSAIKYVTGGQVHPAQILFGILYIINLGIILFIYGKTDVVPWWAFILLCLSKRVHSIFVLRLFNDCLAMMLLYASLASLLYQKWHLGLIIFSGAVSIKMNVLLYAPPLLLLMLKAMSIGGVISALSGAALVQVLTSSFCFQRTNVCIGLCSFVDSYLLNGMVLQILLGMPFIMSHLFAYISRAFNLGRVFILFWSVNFKFVPEPIFVSKAFAISLLIAHLGLLTAFAHYRWCMHEGGLFKFLYSRLDRIKLKFALTSSFPLKKSFNIHSSNRVLRKEYIVTTMFVGNFIGIVCARSLHGS; encoded by the exons ATGGCGGGCAGATCGACGGCGGCGACGCGGCCGAAACCCCCGCAACGGCGGCGGATTTCCAACTCCTCGAACCCCAAATTTCTCAAAGACCCTAAATTACTCTTCTCTTCCGCCTTGCTCCTTTGCGATGCGATCCTAGTCGCCCTTATCATCGCCTATGTCCCCT ATACGAAGATAGATTGGGACGCGTACATGTCACAA GTTAGTGGGTTTCTTGGTGGAGAGAGAGACTATGCTAACTTAAAAGGCGACACAGGGCCGCTGGTTTATCCTGCTGGTTTCCTCTACTTTTATTCTGCTATTAAGTATGTTACAGGAGGCCAAGTTCATCCAGCTCAG ATTTTGTTCGGGATTTTGTACATTATAAACTTGGGGATCATATTGTTCATCTATGGGAAGACAGATGTG GTTCCATGGTGGGCTTTCATCTTGCTTTGTCTATCGAAAAGGGTTCATTCTATTTTTGTGCTTCGTCTTTTTAATGACTGTTTGGCCATGATGCTCCTGTATGCTTCATTGGCCTCACTTCTTTACCAAAAGTGGCATCTGGGACTGATCATTTTCAG TGGAGCTGTTTCCATAAAGATGAATGTGCTTCTCTATGCTCCACCTCTACTACTCCTCATGTTAAAG GCTATGAGTATCGGTGGAGTGATATCAGCGTTATCTGGTGCGGCGCTTGTACAGGTGCTTACCTCTTCCTTTTGTTTTCAACGGACTAATGTTTGCATAGGCTT GTGTTCATTTGTTGACAGCTATTTGCTGAATGGTATGGTTCTGCAGATACTGTTGGGGATGCCTTTCATCATGTCTCATCTGTTTGCATACATCTCAAGAGCCTTTAATCTCGGTCGTGTTTTTATTCTCTTCTG GTCTGTTAATTTCAAGTTTGTTCCTGAGCCAATATTTGTATCGAAGGCATTTGCAATATCTTTGCTGATTGCTCACCTTGGTTTACTCACTGCTTTTGCTCATTATAGATGGTGCAT GCATGAAGGTGGACTCTTCAAATTTTTGTATTCTAGACTTGATCgtataaaactcaaatttgctCTTACAAGTTCATTCCCTTTGAAGAAGTCCTTCAATATCCATTCATCCAACAGGGTCCTTAGGAAAGAAT ATATTGTGACGACTATGTTTGTTGGGAATTTCATCGGTATTGTATGTGCTCGATCATTGCATGGTAGCTAA
- the LOC126616520 gene encoding translocator protein homolog, whose amino-acid sequence MDNFSDHLKQRRADDPTTAAVATATNKSGHRSKKDMKMDMAKRGLRSLSVAVAIPVSLHLLAIYAGSSDPYRIGTKPFWIPPLWALRLTCIASSLLMGLAAWLVWAEGGFHKNPMALPIYLAQLGLSLIWDPIVFGAGAPWVGLIVCMGMFGTMIGCSRVFKGVNPVAADLTKPSLAWVAFLAVVNLKLVFH is encoded by the coding sequence ATGGATAATTTTTCCGACCACCTCAAGCAACGCAGGGCAGATGATCCTACGACCGCCGCCGTGGCCACCGCCACGAACAAGAGCGGTCACAGAAGCAAAAAGGACATGAAAATGGACATGGCCAAACGCGGCCTTAGGTCCCTATCCGTGGCAGTCGCAATCCCCGTCTCTCTCCATCTCCTGGCTATCTACGCGGGCTCATCCGACCCATATCGCATCGGAACCAAGCCCTTCTGGATCCCTCCCCTGTGGGCCCTGCGGTTAACCTGCATAGCCTCCAGCCTTCTCATGGGCCTGGCTGCTTGGCTCGTGTGGGCGGAAGGTGGGTTCCACAAGAATCCGATGGCTCTGCCCATTTACTTGGCCCAGCTAGGGTTGAGTTTGATTTGGGATCCGATTGTGTTCGGGGCGGGGGCTCCGTGGGTCGGGTTGATCGTGTGCATGGGGATGTTCGGGACGATGATCGGATGTTCTCGGGTGTTTAAGGGTGTGAATCCGGTCGCTGCCGATCTTACGAAGCCGAGTTTGGCGTGGGTTGCGTTTTTGGCCGTCGTAAATCTTAAGCTTGTATTCCACTGA
- the LOC126616519 gene encoding xyloglucan 6-xylosyltransferase 2, with the protein MILEKCLGAQRSRRIQRALRHSKVTILCLVLTVVVLRGTIGAGKFGTPEQDFLEIRDHFYSRKRAEPHRVLEEVHSTPSDPNNYNAFDFNKIVVDEGEDRPDPNKPYTLGPKISNWDEQRSKWLRENPNFPNFVGPGKPRVLLVTGSSPKPCENPVGDHYLLKSIKNKIDYCRLHGIEVFYNMALLDAEMAGFWAKLPLIRKLLLSHPEVEFLWWMDSDAMFTDMAFELPWERYKDSNFVMHGWNEMVYDEKSWIGLNTGSFLLRNTQWSLDMLDAWAPMGPKGKIREEAGKVLTRELKGRPVFEADDQSAMVYILATQREKWGDKVYLESGYYLHGYWGILVDKYEEMIENYRPGLGDHRWPLVTHFVGCKPCGKFGDYSVKRCFEQMDRAFNFGDNQILQIYGFTHRSLGSRRVKRVRNETNNPLEVKDELGLLHPAFKAAKVSSS; encoded by the coding sequence ATGATATTAGAGAAATGCTTGGGAGCTCAACGATCGCGACGGATCCAGCGAGCTCTCCGGCACAGCAAGGTCACGATCCTCTGCCTCGTCCTCACGGTGGTCGTCCTCCGCGGCACGATCGGAGCCGGCAAGTTCGGAACCCCTGAGCAGGACTTCCTCGAGATTCGGGACCACTTCTACTCCCGCAAGCGGGCGGAGCCCCACCGCGTCCTGGAGGAGGTCCACTCGACGCCGTCCGACCCCAACAACTACAACGCCTTCGATTTTAACAAGATCGTGGTCGACGAAGGGGAGGACCGGCCCGACCCGAATAAACCCTACACTCTTGGACCCAAGATTTCGAATTGGGACGAGCAGAGGTCGAAATGGCTCCGGGAAAATCCTAATTTCCCAAATTTCGTCGGGCCTGGTAAGCCCCGGGTGCTTCTGGTGACTGGGTCGTCGCCAAAACCCTGCGAAAACCCGGTAGGTGATCATTACTTGTTGAAGTCGATTAAGAACAAAATTGATTATTGTAGATTACATGGGATTGAGGTGTTTTACAATATGGCCCTGTTGGATGCCGAAATGGCGGGTTTTTGGGCCAAGCTTCCGTTGATTCGGAAGCTCCTGTTGTCTCACCCGGAGGTTGAGTTTCTATGGTGGATGGATAGTGATGCAATGTTTACAGATATGGCTTTTGAATTGCCGTGGGAGAGGTACAAAGATTCCAACTTTGTGATGCACGGGTGGAACGAGATGGTGTATGATGAGAAAAGTTGGATTGGGTTGAATACCGGGAGCTTTTTGTTGAGGAATACGCAGTGGTCGTTGGATATGCTCGATGCTTGGGCTCCGATGGGACCGAAAGGGAAGATTAGGGAGGAGGCAGGGAAGGTGCTCACTAGGGAATTGAAAGGTAGGCCGGTTTTCGAAGCTGATGATCAGTCAGCCATGGTTTATATATTGGCCACTCAAAGAGAGAAGTGGGGTGATAAGGTTTATCTTGAGAGTGGATATTATTTGCATGGATATTGGGGTATTTTGGTTGATAAATACGAGGAAATGATTGAGAATTATCGACCTGGTTTGGGCGACCACCGGTGGCCGCTGGTGACGCATTTTGTGGGTTGCAAGCCGTGTGGGAAGTTCGGAGATTACTCGGTTAAGAGATGCTTCGAGCAGATGGATAGAGCTTTTAACTTTGGAGACAATCAGATTCTTCAAATCTACGGATTCACGCACCGGTCACTGGGTAGTCGAAGAGTTAAGAGAGTTAGGAACGAAACAAACAATCCGCTCGAGGTtaaagatgaacttggattgcTTCATCCTGCGTTCAAGGCCGCCAAGGTATCGTCTTCTTAG